Within the Hippoglossus stenolepis isolate QCI-W04-F060 chromosome 2, HSTE1.2, whole genome shotgun sequence genome, the region TCCCAGGGCTCCCCAGGCAATGCCATACCGAGCGTTGTTGAGACAGCCAAAGGGACCCTGGTCACAAAGgtcaacaacaaaagaaatgtaaGATATTAGCGCAGAGAAACATTCATGTTGTTACATTTAAGTACATTTGATCTTATTCTGTTCAACTTGGTGTGAGTGAGTAGCCACTTACAGCCAGACCAGAGACGTTGGGCAACAGGTTCTCCTGGGGAACTTCCACTTCGTCCATAATGATCATGCCAGTGGCCGACGCCCTCAGTGAGAACTTGCCCTCGATTTTGGGGGTGGCAAAACCCTTCATTTCACGCTCCAGGATGAAACCCCTCACCCTGCCGTCCTCACACTTGGCCCAGACCACTGCAATGTCTGCTATGGGGGAATTTGTGATCCTagcagaagaaggagaaggagaattCACCAAGAACTTAACACAGGGTTGCAGTTAAGCTGATACACAAAAGCTGGTCTGGCTTTAAAATCTCAAAGAGAGGAGCACGACAtctgttaatattattattctccAAATACCAGACCtacttcatatttaaaattaatttatgaTCTAAAACTAATGGACACTGAGACAGAATGAATTGTCCCTTACggtattttatataatttgcaATTGAATAAaccatttctatttttcttatATGCATTACATCACTAAAATCATTTTCTGGACTACACGTCCTCATCtgtatttttacctccaccaagcaggttatgttttaatctcttgtttgtttagctgctttcagacatgcactgaactccagagattctCTGCACTTTCTACGGAGAAGGTGCATGTgggaacacaaatgtctgagtgagagcctccggattatctgcggactttctccgcctggccccctAGAATAAAGTCAGCAGCAAGTCTGCAGAATTTGATGTGAAcgcacagcaggggatcctctGCTGGATTCACCTCGAGCGAGTGGGAATGTTGATGAAGCttctaacattttatttgatctaCTACACATGGCGGGATAGGATGTaatccttggtggaggtatgcttTCTCTGAGCTCCCTTCTTGTTGTCTTGTGGCTTTGAGCAAACTCTCCATCAGAAGGGCCTGTGcttcttgtgtgtctgtccacctACCAGGTCTTGGCTCCACTGACGGTGAAGGTGCCGCTGGATGGGTTGTACTTGGCCTTGGTCTCCATGCTGCTGGGATCACTGCCGTGGTTTGGCTCTGTCAAGCCAAAGCAGCCCAGGATTTCTCCACGAgctgtagataaaaaaaaacccacaaacacaccatactgattaaaataaaagtatactGATGTTTCTGAAATTGAATGCCGAGTTGCGTTAAAATGTGTGTTACCAAGCTTTGGCAGGTACTTCTCCTTCTGAGCCTCTGTGCCGTAAGCATTGATTGGGTGCATGACCAATGAAGACTGGACGCTCATGGCTGACCGATACCCGCTATCAACTCTCTCGACTTCTCTGGCGATTAGACCGTACGCCACGTAACTAGTGCCAGCACAGCCGTATCCTGCAGGGTAAACAGATAGGAATGTACAGTCCcgcaaaaaaaacatccatgtATATGGTACAGTGGCCCTGAGGGGGTCAACGGcctgcaacttaagaaaaacaaagcaaacagacagaacaaatgcaaatggagaaaaaaacatcttcatcagtttgacaACACATTCACAGTAAATAGAAAACACGCTGTTAATACTCATTACACAACGGATGTGTTTCCAGCAGACACGTGAAGTGAATATGGCTGAAATACACTTGTTGCCATGGTGTGTGACTCGTGAAGTTACTAGTTGAAATTGGCAAGTGTTGTTGGAAAAGtagataaatatttattttaacattgtgatcaCATGATTCAGATATTTTTGCAGATGAATGTTGTGAACCTTGTGTAAACCTTATGCTTATTATTCAAGTAATCTGATGAAATACTCTTAACTGATTGAGAAACAGGCTGTAGTCATGTCAGCTAGCTATAAACCATACTACAGATTATTTAAATTGGTGCCCTAAGTGTGTCacttctgttgttttgtgagtatttggttgtgttgtgagtatttgcagGGTGTTTTCTATTTGCCGTGCATGTTTTGTCaaaatgatgaagatgttttccccatttgcacgtgttttgtatatttgcacGTTTCCTTAAAGTGCAGTGAATTGAGCTTTCAGGGCCACCGtaacatgacaaaaataaaccatGAAGCGtagacagaaaaatgaacacatttatAGATTGAATATATACATTGAAGAACATGTACTTTGCACTGTTTAGGATGGAACTAAGATAAGATGGTCCTTTAATAGTCCCACTAAGAGGACATTTAaagtgttacagcagcaaaaagggAATAGTGAAATAAACACTCAGTAGAGGGTAATAACTgagtaaaaaatacaatataaacacaaataactaTAAAAGACAGCAATatgtacaatgtaaacaaaatataaacagtaaaacaattAAGTACATGTATGATATTGAACTTGtcttgcacaaatacaaaaattattATTGCGCAGTTCAATCAGTTGAAGACTTGAGTGAGTATAAGTAAGTATTTTTGTTTACCTTGAATAGTTGGGCCCAGGACGCCCAGCTCTCCCATCTCTGAGACGATCTCACGGTGGAAATCTGTAGCATGATGCATGTTGGGAAATAGAAGGTGACAAGCttgtaaaaaccttttaatagaaacaaacaaaactgaattaTTCTACAGTGCAAAATTCCGCTCTGTACTGTTTGATcaagaaataaacaacaatgtCTGTTtagatacagtctatggtataaACCTGGTATACTCTGATCATGGATGTGTGTTCAGCTCACGTTCATGTCTGTTGGCCATGACGATACGGGGCATGAGTTTTTCCTGACAGTAATCACGGAAGGAGTCTCGGATCatgatctcctcctctgtcagcaGACCCTCCAGGTTCAGAGCGTCCCGCCAGTTGAATGGCACCTTGGCTGAGGGtaaaaacatgtacacacacacacacacacacacacacacacgggttaTGTCACCATCACATGCCGGAGCAGAACATGTAAAGGAATCTGGACAGACCATGTTCAACACGTAACATACCTGCCTTTGTCGGTTTCTTGACTTCTTCAGCGtctgaagagaagaaaaacagtgaaaagg harbors:
- the gcdha gene encoding glutaryl-CoA dehydrogenase a, producing MALRSAATRLLSSSQRCAAVTASRAQGTIAAAPRDAEEVKKPTKAAKVPFNWRDALNLEGLLTEEEIMIRDSFRDYCQEKLMPRIVMANRHEHFHREIVSEMGELGVLGPTIQGYGCAGTSYVAYGLIAREVERVDSGYRSAMSVQSSLVMHPINAYGTEAQKEKYLPKLARGEILGCFGLTEPNHGSDPSSMETKAKYNPSSGTFTVSGAKTWITNSPIADIAVVWAKCEDGRVRGFILEREMKGFATPKIEGKFSLRASATGMIIMDEVEVPQENLLPNVSGLAGPFGCLNNARYGIAWGALGAAEFCFHAARQYTLDRIQFGVPLARNQLMQKKMADMLTEITIGLHSCLALGRLIDDKKAAPEMISMLKRNSCGKSLDIARQARDMLGGNGISDEYHIIRHVMNLEAVNTYEGTHDIHALILGKAITGLQSFTVGN